Below is a genomic region from Dechloromonas denitrificans.
GACCTGGGTATATTCCTTGAGCGACGGATTGGCCAGCTCATGCTCAAGCAACTGCGCCGCACCTCGAATGCCGCCAAGCGGATTCTTGATTTCGTGCGCCAGATTGCGGATCAACTCGCGATTGGCCTGCTGCTGTTCGATCAGGCGCTCTTCGCGCGTCGCTGCGAGATGGTGTTCGATCGGCTGAAACTCAAGCAACAGACGAACACCGGCGGCAATTTCCGGCCGTAGCGGCGTCACCGTGCAGTTCAAATGCAGTACCTGGCCATCACTGCGCGTCAGCTCGATATTCTGGCCGGTATAACCCCAATTGTTGGCCAGGCCGTTGTCGAGCGCCGAGCGCAGAATGGCCGAACAGGCGCAAACACTCGACAGCGCCTTGCCAGCGACCAACCGACTACTGACCGCCAGCAGATTTTCGGCCGCTGGATTGAGATAGCGCAGCAACTGACCGTCATCGATCAGCAGTACGGCGGAGGCCAGCAGATCAAGGCCGGCAAAGGTCTGAGAGGAAGCGTCCATATCTTGCATTGTAACGGCTTGGTCGACAGGAAAACGATTGCTTGCATTACTGACCCATCGTTCATTATCATTCCAAGACTATCCTTGGCCCTTTTTGACCATGCCCCTGACCGCCCCGTACCGCGCCTTTCTGTTGCTCGGCCTGACCGCTTCGCTGGCCGCCTGCAGCAACCATGACACGCCGCCGCCGGCAGCCCGCACCGTACTGGTTCAGGCTGCCACGCCCGGACAATCCGGACCGGGCGTCTACACCGGGGAAATCCGCGCACGCCACGAAGTCGACCTGTCCTTCCGGGTGGCCGGCAAATTGGCCAGCCGACTGGTCGATAGCGGAGCCGAAATCAAGGCCGGCCAGCCGTTGGCCCGCCTTGATCCAGCCGACCTTCAGCTAGCCGCAGCCAGCGCCAAGGCACAATTGGCCGCCGCAGAAAGCGAGTTCTCAACCGCCCAGGCCGAACGTGAGCGCTATGCCGGCCTGCTGGCCAAAAAATTTGTCAGCCAGGCGGCATTCGACGCCAAGGACAATGCACTCAATGCCGCGCGCGGCCGCCTCGAACAAGCCCGCGCCCAAAGCCAGATCAGCAACAACCAGGCGACTTACGGCACACTGAGCAGCGAATATCCGGCGGTCGTCACCGCGGTGCTGGCCGATGCCGGGCAAGTGCTCGGCGCAGGCCAGGCCGTTTTCCGCATTGCACGCCCGGAAGAAAAGGAAGTTGCCATTGCCATTCCGGAAGGTCGCATCACCGAACTGAAAGCGGCCCGGAATATCACGGTCAACCTGTGGGCCGATGCAAAAATCAACCTGACCGGCGAACTTCGCGAACTGTCCGCCGCGGCAGACCCGGCAACGCGGACCTACGCGACACGCATCCGGATCAAGAACCCGCCGCCTGAACTGCAACTCGGCATGACGGCACGGGTTGTACTCGACCACACGAGTAACGCCGCATTGCAGGTGCCGCTCGGTGCGGTCGTCGATAACGGACAAGGCGCAACAGTCTGGGTCGCCGCCGACGGCAAGGCTCAGCCACGCCCGGTTCAGGTCAGCCAGTTCCGCGAAGATGGCGCCGTTATTTCGAGCGGCCTGCAGGCGGGCGAACTGGTGATCGTGTCCGGGGCCAGCAAACTGGTCGCCGGCCTGCCCGTGACCCCAAAGGCGCTCACCCCGCCCAACGGGCAGCGCTAAATCGTGAGCCATCGATTCAACCTGTCCGACTGGACGCTGCACCACCGTACCCTGGTCGGTTACTTTCTCTTTGCGCTTGCCCTGATGGGCGTTTTTGCCTACGGCAAGCTGAGCCAGTCGGAGGATCCGCCCTTTACCTTCAAACTGATGGTTATCCGCACGCAATGGCCAGGCGCAACGGCGCGTCAGGTTGAGCAGCAGCTGACTGAAAAAATCGAGAAGAAACTCCAGGAAACGCCTTATATCGACCGCGTTTCGAGTTATTCCCGCGCTGGTGAGTCGACCGTGATGTTCTTTGCCAAGGACAGCACGCCGCCGGCCCAGGTGCCCGATGTTTATTACCAGGTCCGCAAGAAGATCGGCGACATTCGCCACACCTTGCCGGCCGGCATTCAGGGACCATTTTTCAACGACGAGTTCGGTGACGTTTTCGGCAATGTTTATGCGTTGACCGCGGAAGGCCTCGATTACCCGCAACTGAAGGATGCCGCCGAGCGCATTCGCGACGAATTGCTCAGCGTTCCGAATGTCGGCAAGGTTGAGATTTTCGGCATTCAAGACGAAAAAATCTTCATCGAACTGTCGAATACCAAGCTGGCGACGCTGGGCATCGATCAAACAACGATTGTTCAGGCCTTGAACCAGCAGAATGCCGTGGCCGGTGCCGGCTTTTTTGAAACGGCGGAAGAGCGTATCCAGATTCGTCCCGGTGGTGCCTTCGATACGGTACAGGCGGTCGCCGACACCCAGATTCGTAGCGGCAACCGCAGCTTCCGGCTCGGCGACATCGCAACGGTCAGGCGCGGAACGATCGATCCGCCGGCCACGCAAGTCCGCTATGGCGGCAAACAGGCTCTGGCCATCGGCGTAGCGATGGCCAAGGGCGGTGACATCATCGTGCTTGGCAAAGATCTCGAAAAGCGCATTGCCAGCTTGCAGGCTGGCTTGCCGCTCGGCCTCGAAATCGGCACGGCAGCAAGCCAGCCGGACGCCGTCAAGCGCTCGGTCCAGGCCTTCGTCCAGTCGCTGGCCGAAGCCGTCATCGTCGTGCTGCTCGTCACCTTCGTCAGCCTTGGGCTGCGCGTCGGCATGGTCGTCGCTATCTCGATTCCGCTGGTTCTCGCCGCGACTTTCCTCGCCATGCAGTTCTTCAACGTCGGCCTGCACAAGGTGTCGCTTGGCGCCTTGGTCCTGGCGCTCGGCCTGCTGGTCGACGATGCGATCATCGCCGTCGAAATGATGTGGGTGAAGATGGAACAGGGCTGGGAACGCACCCGGGCGGCGTCCTTTGCCTACACCAGCACGGCCGGCCCGATGCTTTCCGGAACGCTGGTCACGGTGGCCGGCTTCATTCCGATTGCACTCGCCAAGTCATCGACCGGCGAATATGCCTTCGCCTTCTTCCAGATCAACGCCGTTGCCCTGCTGATTTCGTGGCTCGCCGCCGTCGTCGCCATTCCCTGGCTCGGCTACAAACTGCTGCCCGACCCGCGCGCACCGCATGTGCCGGGCATGGTCGAGCGCCGCTTGCCACGCCTCGCCCGACTGGCCGAAAAAATCGGCCTGTCCGGCCCGCCGCAGGGTGACGAGCACGATGTATACGGCACGCCGTTCTACCGCCGCTTCCGCCAGTTGGTCGGCTGGTGCGTGCATCACCGCAAACTGGTGATCGCCATTACCGTGCTGCTTTTTGCGTTGTCGATTGTCGGCATGGGCAAAGTCCAGAAACAGTTCTTCCCGAATTCGACCCGCCTCGAACTGAACGTCGAGCTACGCCTGCCGGAAGGCGCGTCAATCGCCGCGACTGATGCCGAAACGCGCCGTCTGGAGCAGTGGCTGGACAAGGACAAGGCTGAGTTCGATCATTTCGAGCACTACATCACTTACGTCGGCTCGGGCTCGCCGCGCTACTACCTGGGCCTCGACCAGCAATTGCCGGCGAGCAATGTCAGCCAGTTCGTCATCGTGACGCGCGATGTCGCGGCGCGCGAAGCCTTGCGCGGTCGACTGATCCATTTGTTCGAAAATGACGGATTCGCCGCACGGGCCAATATTGCCCGTATCGAAAATGGTCCGCCGGTCGGTTATCCGGTCCAATTCCGCGTTTCGGGTGACGATATCGACACCTTGCGCAAGACGGCCGCCAAGGTTGCCGAAATCATGCGTAGCGATCCGGAAATTTCGAACGTCAATTTCGACTGGAGCGAGCTCTCGAAGGCGGTCGACATCGAGATCGACCAGGACAAGGCACGACTGCTCGGCGTTTCCAGCCAGGATCTCGCTGCGCTGCTGAATATGTCGCTCAACGGCTACACCGTGACCAGCTATCGCGAAGGCCTGAAGAGCATCGATGTCGTGCTGCGCGGCGACCGTGAAGAACGCACCCATCTGTCGATGCTGGCCAATCTTTCGGTCCCGACACGCAGCGGCAAGAGCGTCCCGTTGAGCCAGATCGCCCGCCTCAAGCATGATTTCGAACCTGGCCTGATCTGGCGTCGCGACCGTCTGCCGACAATCACCGTGCGCGGCAACCTGTACGGCAAGATTCAGCCGGCCACGGTGGTCGACCGCATCAATCCGGAAATTGCCAGGATTCAGGCAGCCCTGCCCGAAGGCTACCGCATTGCAACCGGCGGTTCGGTCGAAGAGTCGGCCAAGGGTTCAAGTTCGGTCATGGCCGGGATTCCGCTCTTCCTGCTTGCCGTGATCACCATCCTGA
It encodes:
- a CDS encoding efflux RND transporter periplasmic adaptor subunit, whose product is MPLTAPYRAFLLLGLTASLAACSNHDTPPPAARTVLVQAATPGQSGPGVYTGEIRARHEVDLSFRVAGKLASRLVDSGAEIKAGQPLARLDPADLQLAAASAKAQLAAAESEFSTAQAERERYAGLLAKKFVSQAAFDAKDNALNAARGRLEQARAQSQISNNQATYGTLSSEYPAVVTAVLADAGQVLGAGQAVFRIARPEEKEVAIAIPEGRITELKAARNITVNLWADAKINLTGELRELSAAADPATRTYATRIRIKNPPPELQLGMTARVVLDHTSNAALQVPLGAVVDNGQGATVWVAADGKAQPRPVQVSQFREDGAVISSGLQAGELVIVSGASKLVAGLPVTPKALTPPNGQR
- a CDS encoding efflux RND transporter permease subunit, encoding MSHRFNLSDWTLHHRTLVGYFLFALALMGVFAYGKLSQSEDPPFTFKLMVIRTQWPGATARQVEQQLTEKIEKKLQETPYIDRVSSYSRAGESTVMFFAKDSTPPAQVPDVYYQVRKKIGDIRHTLPAGIQGPFFNDEFGDVFGNVYALTAEGLDYPQLKDAAERIRDELLSVPNVGKVEIFGIQDEKIFIELSNTKLATLGIDQTTIVQALNQQNAVAGAGFFETAEERIQIRPGGAFDTVQAVADTQIRSGNRSFRLGDIATVRRGTIDPPATQVRYGGKQALAIGVAMAKGGDIIVLGKDLEKRIASLQAGLPLGLEIGTAASQPDAVKRSVQAFVQSLAEAVIVVLLVTFVSLGLRVGMVVAISIPLVLAATFLAMQFFNVGLHKVSLGALVLALGLLVDDAIIAVEMMWVKMEQGWERTRAASFAYTSTAGPMLSGTLVTVAGFIPIALAKSSTGEYAFAFFQINAVALLISWLAAVVAIPWLGYKLLPDPRAPHVPGMVERRLPRLARLAEKIGLSGPPQGDEHDVYGTPFYRRFRQLVGWCVHHRKLVIAITVLLFALSIVGMGKVQKQFFPNSTRLELNVELRLPEGASIAATDAETRRLEQWLDKDKAEFDHFEHYITYVGSGSPRYYLGLDQQLPASNVSQFVIVTRDVAAREALRGRLIHLFENDGFAARANIARIENGPPVGYPVQFRVSGDDIDTLRKTAAKVAEIMRSDPEISNVNFDWSELSKAVDIEIDQDKARLLGVSSQDLAALLNMSLNGYTVTSYREGLKSIDVVLRGDREERTHLSMLANLSVPTRSGKSVPLSQIARLKHDFEPGLIWRRDRLPTITVRGNLYGKIQPATVVDRINPEIARIQAALPEGYRIATGGSVEESAKGSSSVMAGIPLFLLAVITILMIQLQSVSRVVMVLLTAPLGIIGIALFLLVFRQPFGFMALLGTIALFGMIMRNSVILVDQIEQDLAAGKPRWEAIVESTVRRFRPIVLTAAAAVLAMIPLSRNDFFGPMAVAIMGGLIIATALTLLFLPALYATWYKVKAPAH